A part of Nostoc sp. HK-01 genomic DNA contains:
- a CDS encoding integral membrane sensor signal transduction histidine kinase, whose translation MIKHLLKKLKLGAAQVVAVTVALTIALFIPQIWLNWQAYWNFSNITKHEFQLQILSDKITYFDEVLTMSARMNAATGNPNWEQRYRQFEPQLDAVIKESIKLLPTVYQNKDTEKIEQANQKLVAMEYQSFNLVKKNQKEAAQILLASQEYQIQKHIYANGVAKRNLNITLALQQKVKEYKKGIFWAFSISVISLCILIPAWFLVLILLQKYLEAKKISQAALEEANSNLEIQVAARTERINQKNTQLQQTLQELQNAQIQLIQSEKMSSLGQLVAGVAHEINNPVNFIYGNLMYCKEYIQQLITVINLYQQEGFYHPKIAKFISEIDLSFVLEDLPKLLGSMEVGADRIREIVLTLRNFSRLDEAEMKPVNIHEGINSTLLILQHNLKGKNGQQEIKIFKDYGRLPLVECYAGKLNQVFMNIFSNAIDALRQRERECLTSHNSNYTNSLSIRTEVQNETYIVISIKDSGLGIPEEIKDKIFDPFFTTKPVGKGTGLGLSISYQIIVDNHKGKIECLSSPGKGTEFLIQIPIKHKSHFE comes from the coding sequence ATGATAAAGCATCTACTTAAAAAACTAAAGCTGGGAGCAGCCCAAGTAGTCGCTGTAACAGTGGCATTAACAATAGCGTTGTTTATTCCTCAAATCTGGCTAAACTGGCAAGCATACTGGAATTTTAGTAATATTACTAAACATGAGTTTCAGTTACAGATATTAAGCGATAAAATTACTTATTTTGATGAAGTATTAACTATGTCTGCACGAATGAATGCTGCGACAGGAAATCCTAATTGGGAGCAGCGCTATCGACAATTTGAACCTCAACTTGATGCAGTAATTAAGGAATCTATTAAATTGCTTCCTACAGTATATCAAAATAAAGATACAGAAAAAATTGAGCAGGCTAATCAAAAGCTGGTTGCAATGGAGTATCAATCTTTTAATTTAGTTAAAAAAAATCAAAAAGAGGCAGCCCAAATTTTATTAGCAAGCCAAGAGTATCAAATTCAAAAGCATATTTATGCTAATGGTGTTGCCAAAAGAAATCTTAATATCACTTTAGCTTTACAGCAAAAAGTAAAAGAATATAAAAAAGGAATTTTTTGGGCATTTTCTATATCTGTTATAAGTCTATGTATCCTAATTCCTGCCTGGTTTTTAGTATTAATTTTATTACAAAAATATTTAGAAGCTAAAAAAATATCTCAAGCTGCTTTAGAAGAAGCTAATTCTAATTTAGAAATCCAAGTTGCTGCAAGAACAGAAAGAATAAATCAAAAAAATACTCAATTACAACAAACACTACAAGAGCTACAAAATGCTCAAATTCAACTTATTCAAAGTGAAAAGATGTCCTCTTTAGGGCAACTAGTTGCTGGTGTTGCTCATGAAATTAATAATCCAGTTAATTTTATTTATGGGAATTTAATGTATTGCAAAGAATATATTCAGCAATTAATAACTGTAATCAATTTATATCAACAAGAAGGTTTTTATCATCCAAAAATAGCTAAATTTATTAGTGAAATAGACCTAAGTTTTGTACTAGAGGATTTACCAAAACTTTTAGGCTCAATGGAAGTTGGTGCTGATCGTATTCGTGAGATTGTATTAACTTTACGCAACTTTTCACGTCTTGATGAGGCAGAAATGAAACCTGTTAACATCCATGAAGGAATTAATAGTACATTATTAATTTTACAGCATAATCTTAAAGGAAAGAATGGACAGCAAGAAATTAAAATTTTCAAAGATTATGGACGTTTACCTTTAGTGGAATGTTACGCAGGTAAACTAAACCAAGTATTTATGAATATTTTTAGTAATGCTATTGATGCTTTACGACAGCGAGAGAGAGAATGTTTAACATCGCACAACTCTAACTATACTAATTCTCTTAGTATTCGGACTGAAGTTCAAAATGAAACATATATAGTTATTAGTATTAAGGATAGTGGATTAGGAATACCAGAAGAAATAAAAGATAAAATATTTGATCCTTTCTTTACCACTAAGCCAGTAGGCAAAGGTACTGGTTTAGGATTATCTATTAGTTACCAAATTATAGTAGACAACCATAAAGGCAAAATCGAATGTCTTTCTTCACCTGGTAAAGGTACAGAATTTTTGATTCAAATTCCTATCAAACATAAAAGTCATTTTGAGTAA